A window of Metabacillus sp. B2-18 contains these coding sequences:
- a CDS encoding Gfo/Idh/MocA family protein yields the protein MKKLKIGIIGCGNISSIYMENCQKFEHLDLVACADLDLERAKSQATKFGIPHAYSVQELLDDSEIQLVINLTIPKAHALVCIKVLEAGKHVYTEKPLSITREEGKQILETAKKNNLFVGSAPDTFLGGGIQTSISLIEKGEIGTPIGASAFMISRGHEHWHPDPGFYYEIGGGPMFDMGPYYITTLVSLLGPIERLSGSARISYSERIITSEPKSGEKLTVKTPTHISGVLDFASGAVATLTTSFDAMGGTSLPPIEIYGSEGTLLVPDPNTFGGPVRIRKRGEKEFTDVPVTSDYIKNSRGLGVADMAKAILHGGKFRANGDLAYHVLEAMHGFHDSSNSGIHYKMESTCERPELLDF from the coding sequence ATGAAAAAGCTAAAAATAGGAATAATTGGCTGTGGAAATATTAGCTCCATTTACATGGAAAACTGTCAAAAGTTCGAACATCTTGACCTTGTTGCCTGTGCTGATCTAGATTTGGAACGCGCCAAATCACAAGCAACAAAATTCGGAATCCCCCATGCTTATTCTGTTCAAGAGTTACTTGATGACTCTGAGATACAATTAGTTATAAACTTAACGATCCCGAAAGCCCATGCCTTAGTCTGTATTAAAGTACTCGAGGCTGGCAAGCATGTTTATACAGAAAAACCACTTAGCATAACTCGTGAAGAAGGTAAGCAAATTTTAGAAACCGCAAAGAAGAACAATCTCTTTGTTGGAAGTGCACCTGATACTTTTTTAGGAGGCGGCATTCAAACAAGCATCTCTCTTATTGAGAAAGGAGAAATTGGAACGCCAATTGGAGCCTCCGCCTTTATGATAAGCCGTGGCCACGAACACTGGCATCCAGATCCTGGGTTTTACTATGAAATTGGAGGTGGCCCAATGTTTGACATGGGGCCGTACTATATAACTACATTGGTATCTCTTTTAGGACCAATTGAACGGCTTTCAGGTTCAGCCCGTATTAGCTATTCCGAACGAATCATAACAAGTGAACCAAAATCAGGTGAAAAGCTTACAGTCAAAACACCAACTCATATTTCCGGTGTTTTAGATTTTGCGTCTGGTGCTGTAGCAACTCTTACGACAAGTTTTGATGCAATGGGCGGCACCTCCCTTCCCCCAATTGAAATATACGGGAGTGAAGGTACCCTACTTGTTCCTGATCCAAATACATTTGGAGGGCCAGTGCGTATTAGAAAACGTGGTGAAAAAGAATTCACTGATGTACCAGTAACATCTGACTATATCAAAAACAGCCGAGGCCTAGGTGTAGCTGACATGGCAAAAGCCATTTTACATGGAGGTAAGTTCCGGGCAAATGGTGATCTAGCTTATCATGTGTTAGAAGCTATGCATGGATTCCACGATTCCTCTAACAGTGGTATTCATTATAAAATGGAAAGCACATGTGAACGGCCTGAATTGTTGGATTTTTAG
- a CDS encoding ThuA domain-containing protein → MSDKNALIVWGGWDGHEPEQVAQIFKSILEEENFSVEVSSSLESYADPEKLKSFDLIVPHWTMGEIDKKYVFNISDAVVNGVGLAGCHGRMCDSFRNNVDWQFMTGGNWVAHPGNDGVEYMVNIKHSTSPLLEGLSDFKVVSEQYYLHVDPAVEVLATTRFPVVDGPHATNKAVDMPVVWTKRWGHGNVFYNSLGHKANIISMPEVTHIMRKGFLWAANGKKRAEELVLSSNENSRNYTGMGDSQ, encoded by the coding sequence ATGAGTGATAAAAACGCATTAATCGTTTGGGGAGGCTGGGACGGACATGAACCTGAGCAAGTTGCTCAAATTTTCAAATCTATTCTCGAAGAAGAAAACTTCTCTGTAGAAGTATCTTCCTCCCTTGAATCTTACGCAGATCCAGAAAAATTAAAATCCTTTGACCTAATCGTTCCACACTGGACAATGGGTGAAATAGATAAGAAATATGTTTTCAATATTTCAGATGCTGTAGTAAACGGTGTTGGCTTAGCCGGATGTCATGGAAGAATGTGTGATTCTTTTCGCAATAATGTTGACTGGCAGTTTATGACCGGTGGAAATTGGGTTGCACACCCTGGTAATGATGGTGTTGAATATATGGTCAATATCAAGCATTCGACAAGTCCTCTTTTAGAAGGTCTATCTGATTTTAAGGTAGTAAGTGAACAATATTATCTTCATGTAGACCCTGCTGTTGAAGTACTGGCTACAACACGTTTTCCAGTTGTTGATGGTCCTCACGCAACAAACAAAGCAGTAGATATGCCTGTTGTATGGACAAAGCGTTGGGGACATGGAAATGTTTTTTATAATTCATTAGGTCATAAAGCTAATATAATTTCCATGCCAGAGGTTACTCATATCATGAGGAAAGGTTTCTTATGGGCAGCAAACGGCAAAAAACGTGCTGAAGAACTAGTTTTATCTAGTAATGAAAACAGTCGTAATTACACTGGAATGGGTGACAGTCAGTAG
- a CDS encoding Gfo/Idh/MocA family protein → METIKVGMIGYKFMGKAHSHAYRDLPLFFPNSMQPEMKVICGRNPEGIAQAAKQFGWEEYSTDWKTLIERSDLDLIDINAPSDVHKEITIAAARAGKHVFCEKPLALTLKDSREMLEVVEAAGVKHMVGFNYRFAPAVMLAKKLIAEGKLGDIYHYRAWFLQDWLVDPNFPLAWRLQKDIAGSGSHGDLGAHLIDLAHYLIGDMTEVIGMSETFIKERPLPTNTTGLSSGGQTQEEKGKVTVDDATLFMTRFANGALGSFEATRYGTGHRCTNSFEINGSKGSVIFDFERMNELQVYFTEDRDDVQGFRRVLATDPSHAYAENWWPPGHTIGYEHTFIHEIVELMDAIKGDRQPVPNFHDGVKCQQVLEAVDLSIEKRQWITVSEV, encoded by the coding sequence ATGGAGACAATAAAAGTTGGGATGATTGGTTACAAGTTTATGGGGAAGGCACATAGTCATGCTTATCGTGATCTTCCTCTTTTCTTTCCAAACAGTATGCAACCTGAAATGAAAGTAATTTGTGGACGCAATCCAGAAGGTATTGCACAAGCTGCAAAACAATTCGGTTGGGAGGAATACTCAACAGACTGGAAAACTCTTATTGAACGAAGCGATCTTGATTTAATAGATATTAATGCTCCTAGTGATGTACATAAAGAAATAACCATTGCAGCAGCTAGAGCAGGAAAACATGTTTTCTGCGAAAAACCGTTAGCGCTTACATTGAAGGATTCACGTGAAATGCTTGAGGTTGTTGAAGCAGCAGGTGTTAAGCATATGGTCGGCTTTAATTATCGATTTGCTCCAGCTGTTATGCTGGCAAAAAAATTAATAGCGGAAGGAAAATTAGGTGATATCTATCATTATCGCGCATGGTTTTTACAAGATTGGCTGGTTGACCCTAACTTCCCTCTTGCCTGGAGACTTCAAAAAGATATAGCCGGCTCAGGTTCGCATGGAGATTTAGGAGCACACTTAATTGACTTAGCTCACTATCTAATTGGTGATATGACAGAGGTAATTGGGATGAGCGAAACATTTATTAAAGAAAGACCTCTCCCAACAAACACAACAGGGCTTTCATCAGGTGGTCAAACTCAAGAAGAGAAAGGAAAGGTCACGGTTGATGATGCTACTTTGTTTATGACGCGTTTTGCAAATGGAGCATTAGGTAGCTTTGAAGCTACTCGTTACGGCACAGGTCATCGCTGTACAAATTCCTTTGAGATTAATGGAAGCAAGGGTAGCGTCATCTTTGATTTTGAACGAATGAATGAATTACAAGTCTACTTCACTGAAGACAGAGATGATGTTCAGGGCTTCCGACGTGTGTTAGCAACAGACCCTTCACATGCTTATGCAGAAAACTGGTGGCCGCCTGGACATACAATTGGTTATGAGCACACATTTATCCATGAAATAGTAGAGCTAATGGATGCGATTAAGGGAGACCGTCAGCCTGTTCCAAATTTTCACGATGGTGTGAAATGTCAACAAGTTCTAGAGGCTGTTGATTTATCTATTGAAAAACGACAATGGATAACTGTTTCGGAAGTTTAA
- a CDS encoding LacI family DNA-binding transcriptional regulator: MNKLANRKDVARLAGVSEATVSRVFNNIAPLREETKQKVLQAAKELHYYPNVIAQNFAKGKSNNIGVIVPYLPKVNLMSTHYFSELVSGIGAKLGESGYGLLLLFQTPDQPKDYVQLFQSQRVDGCIILGAKNTPNEIKALEDLHQQQLPYCLINQTFSEHTFHFIDGDHVDGSYQATTSLLNKGFERIIFLNGPKEFSNSIDRLVGYRKALQHKGIPFSNDLIFEGNYSRKSGYMVAEQIHSFLHTSKAIFAANDRMAIGLMQGLNERGLLASQDYFIIGYDNSEISRMTSPPLSTVNVPLYEMGQMAAEKVLNCISHGDNKNTSLRLPVTLIERQSSRKN, encoded by the coding sequence GTGAATAAATTAGCTAATAGAAAAGATGTTGCAAGGCTAGCAGGTGTTTCTGAGGCCACGGTTTCACGGGTCTTTAACAACATAGCTCCATTGCGAGAAGAAACTAAGCAAAAAGTATTGCAAGCTGCAAAAGAGCTTCATTATTATCCTAACGTAATCGCACAAAACTTTGCTAAAGGTAAAAGCAACAATATTGGAGTGATTGTACCTTATCTACCTAAGGTCAACTTAATGTCTACCCACTATTTTTCAGAGCTAGTTAGTGGAATTGGTGCAAAACTAGGAGAATCTGGTTATGGATTGTTACTATTATTTCAAACTCCTGATCAACCAAAAGATTATGTTCAGCTTTTTCAATCTCAGCGAGTAGATGGCTGCATTATTCTAGGAGCTAAAAATACTCCGAATGAAATAAAGGCACTTGAAGATCTACATCAACAACAATTGCCATATTGTTTAATTAATCAAACTTTTTCAGAACATACCTTTCACTTTATTGATGGAGATCATGTAGATGGAAGTTATCAAGCAACAACTTCTTTACTTAATAAAGGTTTTGAAAGAATTATCTTCTTAAATGGTCCAAAAGAGTTTTCAAATAGTATCGATCGACTTGTAGGCTATAGGAAAGCATTACAACATAAAGGCATACCATTTAGTAATGACCTTATTTTTGAAGGAAATTATAGCCGAAAAAGCGGCTATATGGTAGCTGAGCAAATTCACTCTTTCCTGCATACATCAAAAGCGATTTTTGCAGCAAATGACCGAATGGCTATTGGACTTATGCAAGGTTTGAATGAACGAGGTTTGCTCGCTTCACAGGATTATTTCATTATCGGCTATGATAACTCAGAAATATCGAGAATGACTTCTCCACCATTAAGTACTGTAAATGTACCTTTATATGAAATGGGGCAAATGGCTGCTGAAAAGGTACTCAACTGTATTTCGCACGGTGACAACAAAAATACTAGCCTAAGACTGCCTGTCACTTTAATTGAAAGACAATCCTCACGCAAAAACTAG
- a CDS encoding HAMP domain-containing sensor histidine kinase gives MDTRWKNRIILILWLVLFTYGVSGVLTALLNDQDYMKTSYFKTSQYKDTVGTYVSYLHAFEIDYQTKEDMKKAITVSKEEIDEHRFMYGELSDQISSIEQQYVSRIQEAQANNNQDQADLYIKERDAKIADITKNFESDEYVEEKIRKEKAQRVDEYYKELATYRQDFRIYDEAFSYYLVNTSTGEIYTNLPTKDQEEVDKYMSSDKMLHIDQFPSKSNGYLDIAELSFIYGYEDLISEDQANSLYEGKIGLREGVSSSNAIMVSYEQYDQQRKLFWIYTIGSIVAFFVSLFIGRKIQILNKISSHKLRETYNRLPLDLAVTLSGITVIISLVFITDFPNLYNYYTFRDVLNQLFIMSVFLGLTIIQLIFLFPIVKDLSKNREILRKTMTGRLLKIVKEAFYNRRVGTQVLLLLGFVYLFGLGAGPIFIEPEFMIAYVPAFFIIGIPVFIMIVRKVGYFNKITRNARALASGQFEPDLKVAGKSVLAKLAEDINTMKHGVKTSQKAQAKSERLKTELITNVSHDLRTPLTSIITYSELLKNPELTEDERSTYIEIIDRKSKRLKVLIDDLFEASKMASGNIELSKTKVDIVQLLQQSLAEYNETIQASTIHFRISNPDSPVYAFIDGQKLWRVFDNLIGNILKYSLEHTRAYIGIKEANSQITISFKNISKYELSDDVDELFERFKRGDTSRHTDGSGLGLAIAKSIIDLHEGHLDIDVDGDLFKVTILLEKIE, from the coding sequence TTGGATACAAGATGGAAAAATAGGATCATCCTAATCTTATGGCTTGTTTTATTTACTTATGGAGTAAGTGGTGTATTAACAGCACTATTAAATGATCAAGACTATATGAAAACAAGCTACTTTAAAACCTCGCAATATAAAGATACGGTGGGCACTTATGTTAGCTATCTACATGCGTTTGAAATAGATTATCAAACAAAGGAAGATATGAAAAAGGCTATTACCGTATCAAAGGAAGAAATAGATGAGCATCGTTTCATGTATGGTGAATTGTCCGATCAGATTAGTAGCATAGAGCAACAATATGTATCAAGGATTCAAGAAGCACAGGCTAATAATAATCAAGATCAAGCAGATTTGTATATTAAAGAAAGAGATGCAAAAATAGCGGACATTACGAAAAATTTTGAAAGTGATGAGTACGTTGAAGAAAAAATTAGAAAAGAAAAAGCACAAAGAGTAGATGAGTACTATAAAGAGCTGGCAACATACCGGCAGGATTTTCGTATTTATGATGAGGCTTTTTCTTATTACTTGGTAAATACCTCAACTGGAGAGATTTATACAAATCTACCTACGAAGGATCAAGAAGAAGTAGACAAGTATATGTCATCAGATAAAATGCTTCATATTGATCAATTTCCTTCAAAAAGTAATGGCTATTTAGATATAGCTGAGCTTTCGTTTATATATGGATACGAAGATCTTATTTCTGAAGATCAAGCAAATTCTTTGTATGAAGGGAAAATCGGTCTTCGAGAAGGAGTTTCAAGTTCTAATGCCATAATGGTTTCATATGAGCAATATGATCAACAAAGAAAGTTATTTTGGATCTATACAATTGGTTCAATTGTGGCATTTTTTGTTAGTTTATTTATAGGTAGAAAAATACAAATTTTAAATAAAATAAGTTCTCATAAATTACGAGAAACTTATAATAGACTTCCACTTGATCTAGCAGTTACTCTCTCAGGAATCACAGTAATAATTTCACTAGTATTTATTACAGACTTTCCAAATTTATACAACTATTACACGTTTAGAGATGTATTAAATCAACTCTTTATCATGAGTGTATTTCTTGGGTTAACAATTATCCAATTGATTTTCTTATTTCCAATTGTAAAAGATTTATCTAAAAACAGAGAAATCCTAAGAAAAACAATGACTGGGAGACTTTTAAAAATTGTAAAAGAAGCTTTTTATAACCGTCGAGTTGGAACTCAAGTATTACTTCTTTTAGGGTTTGTTTATCTGTTTGGTCTTGGAGCAGGTCCGATTTTTATTGAACCTGAATTTATGATTGCATATGTTCCAGCATTTTTCATTATTGGTATTCCTGTTTTTATTATGATCGTAAGAAAAGTTGGATATTTTAATAAAATTACCCGCAATGCACGTGCTCTTGCTTCTGGTCAATTTGAACCAGATTTAAAAGTGGCTGGGAAATCTGTACTTGCAAAATTAGCGGAAGATATAAATACAATGAAGCATGGAGTGAAAACATCACAAAAAGCGCAAGCGAAAAGTGAGAGGTTAAAAACGGAACTAATTACAAATGTTAGTCATGATTTGAGAACACCTCTAACTTCCATCATTACGTATTCAGAGTTGTTAAAAAATCCAGAGTTAACTGAAGATGAACGTAGCACATATATTGAAATCATTGACCGGAAATCTAAAAGGTTAAAAGTGTTAATTGACGATTTATTTGAAGCATCGAAAATGGCAAGTGGCAATATTGAACTATCAAAAACGAAGGTGGATATTGTTCAACTTCTTCAACAATCATTGGCAGAATATAATGAAACAATCCAGGCGTCTACAATCCATTTTAGAATTTCAAATCCAGATTCACCTGTTTATGCTTTTATCGACGGACAAAAGTTATGGAGGGTATTTGATAACTTAATTGGTAACATTCTTAAATATTCGCTTGAGCATACTCGTGCTTATATAGGTATAAAAGAAGCTAATAGTCAAATCACCATTAGCTTTAAAAACATCTCAAAATATGAGCTTAGTGATGATGTGGATGAATTATTTGAACGTTTTAAGCGAGGAGATACTTCACGTCATACAGATGGATCTGGATTAGGACTTGCTATTGCCAAATCGATTATAGATTTACATGAAGGACATTTAGATATTGATGTTGATGGTGATTTGTTTAAAGTTACCATTTTATTAGAAAAAATAGAATAA
- a CDS encoding alpha/beta fold hydrolase, whose product MRESIIFIHGLTGTKRAFKKQIEYFNQDYHTYTYDLLGHGEHIGKHVHFTLDNLVKQLEEFYNQNGIKEAHICSLSYSCYPSAIFANKWKKRVKSLCFIGGHYNAPSRLLDVLRFYWETRNEDYDTWLKKYSNDLYPKESILDPYSAISKKIYYKFGLKLDDQILRNAIGHRLNYDLRSQLAGFSIPVLWVMGEHDSLYKSTLTELKSIIPHVIYKEIRHAGHAANLFRPSCFREVYENFLVHHTMEKTNQQKMLNIISSC is encoded by the coding sequence ATGCGGGAAAGTATCATCTTTATCCATGGCTTAACTGGCACAAAGCGTGCATTTAAGAAACAAATAGAGTACTTTAATCAGGATTATCATACTTATACATATGATTTACTTGGTCATGGAGAACATATAGGAAAACATGTTCATTTTACTTTGGATAATTTAGTAAAACAATTAGAAGAATTTTATAATCAAAATGGCATAAAGGAAGCCCATATTTGTTCCTTAAGCTATAGTTGTTATCCAAGTGCTATATTTGCAAACAAATGGAAAAAGCGAGTGAAAAGCTTGTGCTTTATAGGTGGACATTATAATGCACCTTCCAGGCTATTAGATGTTCTTCGATTTTATTGGGAAACTCGTAATGAAGATTACGATACATGGCTGAAAAAATATTCTAATGATCTTTACCCTAAAGAAAGCATACTAGATCCTTATTCAGCTATTTCTAAAAAAATCTACTATAAGTTCGGGTTAAAGTTAGATGATCAAATTTTAAGAAATGCTATAGGGCATCGCCTGAATTATGACTTGAGAAGCCAATTAGCAGGTTTTTCGATCCCGGTGTTATGGGTAATGGGTGAGCATGATAGTTTATATAAATCCACGTTAACTGAATTGAAAAGTATTATTCCCCACGTGATTTATAAGGAAATAAGGCATGCTGGTCATGCTGCAAATTTGTTCAGACCAAGTTGTTTTAGAGAGGTATACGAGAACTTTTTAGTTCACCATACAATGGAAAAAACGAACCAACAAAAAATGCTTAACATCATATCATCATGTTAA
- the ppc gene encoding phosphoenolpyruvate carboxylase encodes MTARTEINDSSLPLRRDVKSLGHILGEIIVHHGGTELLDKVEKLRMMAKSLRNNFDEQTYKELKEEILNLDAPMRKQVIRAFSIYFHLINAAESNHRIRRRREYQLQDDHVVQPASIESAILSLKDNEIDENTIQNVLNTLSLELIITAHPTEATKRSVIEIQKRIGNILKSLDNNMLTNKERKQLEDSLLNEVTILWQTDELRHRKPTVMDEVRNGLYYFEQTFFDVLPEIHQDLEEGLSEQFPGHNWDVPNFLRFGSWIGGDRDGNPNVTPEVTWETLESHRELVLKKYKESLIEVMKRFSHSSTRVQVSEELLSNVEKEEQAYLSNDKKWPVETEVYRRKIAIILARLEEVGKSDIGYKASDELLEDLYLIQRSVDTHQPAKRELKMLKKFIRQVQLFGFHLATLDIRNHSGEHEAAITEILRKVKVTDDYSALSEEEKIKTLESVLKDPRPVLLLNEDYSKETQEMIKVFTMIKKAHDTFGKKSILVYLISMTQSASDLLEVLVLAKEAGIYRLHADGTVESHLNVAPLLETVDDLIAGPKIMETLFNMDVYRNHLKIHGDSQEIMLGYSDGSKDGGTVTANWKLYKAQLEIHDMAKSYQIGLKFFHGRGGSLGRGGGPLNRSILSQPAETLGDGVKITEQGEVLSSRYLIEDIAYRSLEQATSTLLEASVNLSKNSEQQHLREKVWEDAMEEISNVSLKKYQSLVFQDPDFLTYFTEATPLNELAELNIGSRPMKRKNRNRFEDLRAIPWVFAWTQSRQLLPAWYAAGTGLESFASESEDNLKLLQRMYKEWTFFRSTIDNLQMALMKADITTAKEYTSLVNDKEIADRIFGNIVEEFEKTKTILLQITGDDELLDHTPNIKESVHRRNPYVDPLNFLQVELIKELRKQEEPNEELLTEVLLTISGIAAGLRNTG; translated from the coding sequence ATGACAGCAAGAACTGAAATAAATGACAGCAGTCTTCCGTTACGTCGTGATGTGAAATCACTAGGACATATTCTAGGAGAAATTATTGTTCATCATGGGGGAACGGAGCTACTTGATAAAGTTGAAAAGTTAAGGATGATGGCGAAATCGCTTCGAAATAACTTTGACGAGCAAACATATAAGGAACTAAAGGAAGAAATTTTAAACCTGGATGCACCTATGCGAAAACAAGTTATTCGTGCCTTTTCAATTTATTTCCATCTAATTAATGCCGCAGAATCTAATCACCGAATTCGTCGCCGTCGTGAATATCAGCTCCAAGATGATCATGTTGTTCAACCAGCATCAATTGAAAGTGCCATTTTATCGTTAAAAGATAATGAAATTGATGAGAATACCATTCAAAATGTATTGAACACGTTATCATTAGAGTTAATCATAACAGCGCATCCAACAGAAGCAACAAAGCGCTCGGTTATTGAAATTCAAAAGCGAATTGGTAATATTCTGAAGAGCTTAGATAATAATATGCTTACTAATAAAGAACGTAAACAGCTTGAGGATAGCTTATTAAATGAAGTAACAATTCTCTGGCAAACAGACGAACTTCGTCATCGTAAACCAACAGTAATGGATGAAGTACGTAACGGCTTATATTATTTTGAACAAACATTTTTTGATGTACTTCCAGAGATTCATCAAGATCTGGAAGAAGGTCTTTCTGAACAATTCCCAGGACATAACTGGGATGTGCCGAACTTCCTTCGCTTTGGATCATGGATCGGTGGAGACCGTGATGGTAACCCAAATGTTACACCTGAAGTGACTTGGGAAACATTAGAAAGTCATCGTGAATTAGTTCTAAAGAAATATAAAGAATCATTAATAGAAGTAATGAAACGCTTTAGTCACTCAAGTACACGGGTCCAAGTTAGTGAAGAACTTCTTTCAAATGTAGAGAAAGAAGAACAAGCATACTTATCAAATGATAAAAAATGGCCTGTTGAAACAGAAGTATATCGTCGAAAAATTGCCATTATATTAGCGCGCCTTGAAGAAGTAGGAAAATCAGATATCGGATACAAAGCGTCTGATGAATTACTAGAGGATTTATATCTTATTCAACGTAGTGTAGATACACATCAGCCTGCAAAACGTGAATTAAAGATGTTGAAAAAATTTATTCGTCAAGTACAACTGTTCGGTTTCCATTTAGCTACACTTGATATTCGTAACCACAGTGGGGAGCACGAAGCAGCAATTACAGAAATATTACGTAAAGTAAAAGTTACAGACGATTATTCAGCTCTTAGTGAAGAAGAAAAAATTAAAACATTAGAGAGTGTATTAAAAGATCCTCGTCCTGTTTTATTATTAAATGAAGATTACTCAAAAGAAACGCAAGAAATGATTAAAGTTTTCACAATGATCAAAAAGGCACATGATACATTTGGGAAAAAATCAATTCTTGTTTATCTTATCAGTATGACTCAATCTGCAAGTGATTTGCTTGAAGTATTGGTACTTGCAAAAGAAGCAGGTATTTACCGTCTTCATGCTGATGGTACAGTGGAAAGTCATTTAAATGTTGCTCCACTTCTGGAAACAGTAGATGACTTAATTGCTGGTCCAAAAATTATGGAAACATTATTTAATATGGATGTTTACCGTAACCACCTAAAAATTCATGGAGATTCCCAAGAAATCATGCTTGGTTATTCTGATGGAAGTAAAGATGGTGGAACGGTTACAGCAAACTGGAAGCTTTACAAAGCTCAGCTCGAAATTCATGATATGGCAAAGAGTTATCAGATTGGCTTGAAATTCTTCCATGGACGTGGTGGATCACTAGGTCGTGGAGGCGGTCCATTAAACCGCAGTATTCTTTCTCAGCCTGCTGAAACACTAGGAGATGGTGTGAAGATAACTGAACAAGGTGAAGTGCTTTCTTCTCGCTATCTTATTGAGGATATTGCTTACCGAAGCCTAGAACAAGCAACATCTACATTACTTGAGGCATCTGTTAATCTTTCAAAGAATTCAGAGCAACAACATTTACGTGAAAAAGTTTGGGAAGATGCAATGGAAGAAATTTCAAATGTTTCTCTTAAAAAGTATCAATCACTTGTTTTCCAAGATCCAGATTTCCTAACGTACTTTACAGAAGCAACACCATTAAATGAACTAGCTGAATTGAATATTGGTTCACGTCCGATGAAACGTAAAAACCGTAATCGTTTTGAAGACTTACGTGCAATTCCTTGGGTTTTTGCATGGACACAAAGTCGTCAATTATTACCAGCGTGGTATGCAGCAGGTACAGGTTTAGAAAGCTTTGCTTCAGAAAGTGAAGATAACTTAAAGCTTCTGCAACGTATGTACAAGGAATGGACTTTCTTCCGTTCTACAATTGATAATCTGCAAATGGCTCTAATGAAGGCAGATATCACAACAGCTAAAGAATATACATCTTTAGTTAATGATAAGGAAATTGCTGACCGTATTTTCGGTAATATCGTTGAAGAATTTGAAAAAACTAAAACGATTCTTCTTCAAATTACAGGTGATGATGAGCTACTAGATCATACACCAAATATTAAAGAATCTGTACACCGAAGAAATCCATATGTAGATCCATTGAATTTCCTACAAGTAGAACTCATTAAGGAACTTCGTAAACAAGAAGAACCAAATGAAGAGCTCTTAACGGAAGTGTTATTAACAATAAGTGGAATTGCAGCTGGATTACGTAATACTGGTTGA